The Austwickia sp. genome includes a region encoding these proteins:
- a CDS encoding DUF2975 domain-containing protein: MTRQRAAQDPLLPIEVIVRLALSLLCGLTIFSASLAVFVGGVSFGAWGSSHPCVEAPQLGLEIMDATSHPAIRNLRPGVVTGYPASFELCDPQLSGLDRTLGSAPLLLDLLWSVGFLWLTLRLIGTARRGGLFTHEVARGTTRLGWYILGGTVLVNVVGAVLTTMAISHLVIGDYPMVAATLANLHLSWAVVIAGCGVVSVGRVLQQTVPMREEIDATV, from the coding sequence ATGACCAGGCAGCGCGCGGCGCAGGATCCACTCCTCCCGATCGAGGTGATCGTGCGGCTGGCCCTGAGCCTCCTCTGTGGGCTCACGATTTTCTCCGCCAGCCTGGCGGTCTTCGTCGGAGGGGTGTCGTTCGGGGCATGGGGTTCCTCCCACCCGTGCGTCGAGGCGCCGCAGCTCGGGCTGGAGATCATGGACGCAACGTCCCATCCGGCCATCAGGAACCTGAGGCCCGGAGTTGTCACCGGCTATCCCGCTAGCTTCGAACTGTGTGATCCGCAGTTGAGCGGGCTTGATCGCACGCTGGGCAGCGCTCCGCTCCTGCTCGATCTCCTGTGGTCGGTGGGATTCCTGTGGCTGACCCTGCGCCTCATCGGCACCGCCCGGCGCGGTGGGCTGTTCACCCACGAGGTGGCCCGAGGAACGACCCGGTTGGGGTGGTACATCCTTGGCGGCACCGTTCTCGTCAACGTCGTCGGTGCGGTCCTCACCACGATGGCGATCTCCCACCTGGTGATCGGCGACTACCCCATGGTCGCGGCGACCTTGGCGAACTTGCACCTCAGTTGGGCTGTCGTCATCGCGGGGTGCGGCGTCGTCTCGGTTGGACGGGTGCTGCAGCAGACCGTCCCGATGCGCGAAGAGATCGACGCCACCGTATGA
- a CDS encoding Uma2 family endonuclease → MVSMTAILRGRDWTRDDRDALPDDGHRYEVLDGTLVVTPAPSSAHQIVLFGLYRQLHASCPLHLRVLGAPLDVLLDERTVLQPDLLVARRDRLSPRGLTGPPELAIEILSPSTQTADRTLKRERYERAATPAYWLADPDTLTLTVYELNHGHLRQSAHLTRHDTWTATSPYAATITPAAWLD, encoded by the coding sequence ATGGTGAGCATGACAGCGATCCTTCGAGGGCGGGACTGGACCCGTGATGACCGGGACGCCCTACCGGACGACGGGCACCGCTACGAGGTCCTGGACGGGACGCTCGTCGTGACCCCCGCGCCGTCCTCGGCTCACCAGATCGTCCTCTTCGGGCTGTATCGCCAGTTGCACGCGTCGTGCCCACTACATCTTCGGGTCCTCGGCGCGCCGCTCGACGTACTGCTTGATGAGCGCACCGTGCTGCAGCCCGACCTCCTGGTCGCCCGCCGCGACCGCCTCAGTCCCCGGGGACTGACCGGCCCACCCGAACTGGCCATCGAAATCCTCTCTCCCAGCACCCAGACGGCCGACCGCACCCTCAAACGCGAGCGCTACGAACGCGCCGCCACCCCCGCCTACTGGCTCGCCGACCCCGACACCCTCACCCTGACCGTCTACGAACTCAACCACGGCCACCTCCGCCAGAGCGCCCACCTCACCCGCCACGACACCTGGACCGCGACCAGCCCCTACGCCGCCACGATCACCCCGGCCGCCTGGCTCGACTGA